A window of Nonomuraea angiospora genomic DNA:
CCCCCGGGCACCGGGAAGTCGGTCTTCCTCAAGACGCTGGTGGGCCTGCTGCGGCCCGATCGCGGCCACATCTGGATCGACGGCTACGACCTGGCCAACTGCAACGAGAACAAGCTCTACGAGCTGCGCCGGCTGTTCGGCGTGCTGTTCCAGGACGGGGCGCTGTTCGGCTCGCTCAACCTCTACGACAACATCGCCTTCCCGCTGCGCGAGCACACCAAGAAGACCGAGTCGCAGATCCGCCAGATCGTGATGGAGAAGGTGGAGCTGGTCGGCCTGGTGGGCGCGGAGTCCAAGCTGCCCGGCGAGATCTCCGGCGGCATGCGCAAGCGCGCCGGGCTGGCCAGGGCGCTGGTGCTGGATCCGGAGATCATCCTGTTCGACGAGCCCGACTCCGGCCTCGACCCGGTCCGCACCGCGCTGCTCAATCAGACCATCGTCGACCTCAACGCCGAGATCGAGGCGACGTTCCTGATCGTGACGCACGACATCAACACCGCCCGTACGGTCCCCGACAGCATCGGGATGCTGTTCAGGCGCGAGCTGGTCATGTTCGGCCCGCGCGAGATGCTGCTGTCGAGCGACGAGCCGGTGGTGCGGCAGTTCCTCAACGCCAGGAGGCACGGGCCCATCGGCATGTCGGAGGAGAAGGACCTCTCCGAGCTGGAGGCCGAGGCCCAGCTGGGGCTCGACCCCGGCGTGCTGCCGCCGATCCCGCCGCAGCTCATGCCGACCGGCAACAGGCTCCGTCGTTCGCAGCGAGCGCCGGGGGCGTGGCTGGCGGCCAACGGCGTGATCCCGCCGCAGGGGTCGTTCGTGGACGAACGCGGGCGTAACTGGCTGGAGGAGTATCCCCGCCTCGTGAACGCCCACCTCCACGGCGTCCAGTGAGTCCTCGGTCTTTCGGGCCGGTGGGACGGTGTCAGGCCCTCAGCGGGCCGCTGAGGGCCGCCTGAGGGCATATCGGGGAGATCCTGGCTCGTTGCCCCGGTTTGTGCCACCTCTTCTACCGTCTCGGTTGGTTCGGGGGCTCCGGCGCGGAGCCGGGGGTTATGATCCGGCGACCGGCTGGGGAAGGGGTGAGTGACGTGGCAGGACTTGCCGCCCGGCCCGCCCGCATCCTGATCGCCGCGCTCAGCGGAGTGCTCGCGGTGCTGGTCGGCACGGGCGTGTGGATCGCCGCGCAGGCGCGCGAGGAGCAGGGCAGGGCAGGCGACAAGCAGGCGGCGCTCCTGGCGGCGGGGACCCACGCGAAAAACCTGGTCTCGCTCGACTACAAGACCGTCGACGCCGACATCAGGCGCATCCTCGACACCTCGACCGGGCCGGCCAGGGCGGAGTACGAGGCCAACGCGGCCAAGCTCAAGTCCACCACGGTCGAGAACAAGGTCGTCCAGCACGGCGTGCTGCGCGCGACGGGGCTGGCCTCCTTGGCGGGCACCACGGCCAAGGTGCTGGTCGTGGCCGACGTGGAGATCCGCTGGGAGGGCTCCAAGAGCCCGCCGCAGGAGCGGTACTACCGGTGGTCGATGGAGCTGGCCAAGGTCGGCGGCGCCTGGCTGGTGTCCAAGGCGGTGCAGGTCTCATGAGGCGGTGGAGGGCCAGGTGAGGACGGTCACGATCGTGCTGCTGGGGATCCTCGTGGTGGTGGCCGGCGTACTGGTGCCCACGATGTGGTTCAACCTGCGCGACCTGCGCGCGGCCGACGCGGCCGGGACGCAGGCCATGGCGGAGGCCAAGGAGGTGGCGCCCGACCTGCTCTCCTACGACTACCGGACGGTGGAGGAGGATCTGGCCCGGGCGGGGACGCACACGACCGGGGAGCTGACCAAGCACTACAAGGACCTGACCACGTCCCTGGTGTCCAGGGCCAAGGCGCAGAAGATCGTGCAGACCGTGGCCGTGGCGGGGGCGGCGGTCGAGCGGGCGGAGCCCGATCGCGTAGAGGTTCTGCTGTTCGTGAACACGGGTATGGTCAAGAACGTTCCGGGCGAGGCCGCGCCACAGCAACAGTTCACCCAGAACCGCGCCAGGTTCGTCATGGTCCGGCAAGGATCTCGCTGGCTGGTGGCCGACCTGTCGACCCTGCTGGGGACCGCCTGAGCCTCGGGCGCGCCGCTTCGTTCAATTGTTACCAAAAATCAGGTTTAGCGAAGCCATTGGAGCGGGTAACTCAGTCACAGCTACACCGGTTGTCGGCATGGGTTCGGCCCCCGGTGTGACGGAGCGTTAACCGCCCCCGTTCGCGGGTATCGTCTTGGGGCCTGGCGGTAGGCGCCCGGTCACACAGGGGAGAAAACCCAGCGTCCGGGCCCCTAGTCGGCTAAAAGTCGGGCTTGTGGGCTTGACGTTTCCGCCTGAACGGGCGATGCTGCGACCAACGTGGAGCATGCAGCGAGAGCGAAGTGGACAGGCGTGTGCCGTTCGGCTACACTGCCCCTTTGCGCTGCCCTTTGACGACCCGCTCCGCTTGCTCACGTTGCGAGGTTGTCTGGCGTGCGTGTAGTCAGTCCGCCGCGAGCCCTCGGAAGGACATCTGTTGGCAGCCTCGCGCAACGCCTCCGCCGTACCCGCTGGTCCCCGTCGCGTGTCATTCGCGCGCATCCAGGAGCCCCTCGAAGTTCCTGACCTTCTCGCTCTGCAGACAGAGTCGTTCGACTGGTTGCTCGGAAACGAGAAGTGGAAGGCCCGGGTAGAGGCGGCTCGCCAGGCCGGGCGCAAGGACGTCCCGACTCAGTCGGGCCTCGAAGAGATCTTCGAAGAGATCAGTCCGATCGAGGACTTCTCGGGGACCATGTCCTTGTCGTTCCGCGACCACCGATTCGAGCCGCCGAAGTACTCAGTAGATGAGTGCAAAGACAAGGACATGACCTTCTCCGCCCCGATGTTCGTGACGGCGGAGTTCATCAATAACACCACCGGTGAGATCAAGAGCCAGACGGTGTTCATGGGCGATTTCCCGCTCATGACGCCGAAGGGCACGTTCATCATCAACGGCACCGAGCGGGTCGTGGTCTCGCAGCTGGTCCGTTCGCCCGGTGTCTACTTCGAACGCAATGTCGACAAGACGTCCGACAAGGACCTGTTCGGCTGCAAGGTCATCCCGTCGCGGGGTGCCTGGCTGGAGTTCGAGATCGACAAGCGCGACAGCGTCGGTGTGCGCATCGACCGCAAGCGCAAGCAGGCCGTCACGGTGCTGCTCAAGGCGCTGGGCTGGACCAGCGAGCAGATCCTCGAGAAGTTCGGCCAGTACGAGTCGATGCGGGCCACCCTGGAGAAGGACCACACGGCCGGCCAGGATGACGCGCTGCTGGACATCTACCGCAAGCTGCGGCCGGGCGAGCCGCCGACCAAGGAGTCGGCGCAGACCCTGCTGGAGAACCTCTACTTCAACCCCAAGCGGTACGACCTGGCCAAGGTCGGTCGTTACAAGATCAACAAGAAGCTGGGTGTTGACTCGGAGATCTCGCAGGGCACCCTGACCGAGGACGACATCGTCGCCACGATCGAGTACATCGTCCGCCTGCACGCGGGCGAGGAGTCGATGCCGGGCGCCAACGACCGCGAGATCATCGTCGAGGTCGACGACATCGACCACTTCGGCAACCGTCGTCTGCGCAGTGTCGGCGAGCTCATCCAGAACCAGGTCCGCCTGGGCCTGGCCCGCATGGAGCGCGTCGTGCGCGAGCGCATGACCACGCAGGACGTCGAGGCGATCACGCCGCAGACCCTGATCAACATCCGCCCGGTCGTGGCGTCGATCAAGGAGTTCTTCGGCACCTCGCAGCTGTCGCAGTTCATGGACCAGACCAACCCGCTGGCCGGCCTGACGCACAAGCGGCGTCTGTCCGCGCTGGGTCCCGGTGGTCTGTCCCGTGAGCGGGCCGGCTTCGAGGTCCGTGACGTGCACCCGTCCCACTACGGCCGGATGTGCCCCATCGAGACCCCTGAAGGCCCCAACATCGGCCTCATCGGCTCGCTGGCCTCCTACGGCCGGATCAACGCCTTCGGGTTCGTCGAGACGCCTTACCGCAAGGTCGTCGACGGCAAGGTGACCGACCAGATCGACTACCTCACCGCCGACGAGGAAGACCGCTACGTCAAGGCGCAGGCCAACACGGTGCTCAACGCGGACGGTTCGTTCGCCGAGCCCCGCGTCCTGGTCCGCACCAAGGGCGGCGAGACCGAGCTCATGCGGGCCGAGGAGGTCGACTACATCGACGTGTCGCCGCGCCAGATGGTGTCGGTCGCCACCGCGATGATCCCCTTCCTCGAGCACGACGACGCCAACCGCGCGCTCATGGGCTCCAACATGCAGAGGCAGTCCGTGCCGCTGCTGAAGAGCGAGGCGCCGCTGGTCGGCACCGGCATGGAATACCGTGCCGCGACCGACGCCGGCGACGTCATCAGCGCCGAGAAGGCCGGTGTGGTCGAGGAGGTCTCCGCCGACTACGTCACCGTCATGAACGACGACGGCACGCGCACCACCTACCGTGTCGCCAAGTTCAAGCGCTCCAACCAGGGCACCTCGTTCAACCAGAAGCCCATCGTCGCCGAGGGCGACCGGGTGGAGGTCAACCAGGTCATCGCCGACGGCCCCTGCACCGACAAGGGCGAGATGGCGCTGGGCAAGAACCTCCTGGTGGCGTTCATGCCGTGGGAGGGCCACAACTACGAAGACGCGATCATCCTGTCCCAGCGACTGGTGCAGGACGACGTGCTGTCCTCGATCCACATCGAGGAGCACGAGGTCGACGCCCGCGACACCAAGCTGGGCCCCGAGGAGATCACCCGGGACATCCCGAACGTCTCCGAGGAGGTCCTGGCCGACCTCGACGAGCGCGGCATCATCCGCATCGGCGCCGAGGTCGTCCCCGGTGACATCCTGGTCGGCAAGGTCACGCCCAAGGGAGAGACCGAGCTGACGCCGGAGGAGCGGCTGCTGCGCGCGATCTTCGGTGAGAAGGCCCGCGAAGTGCGTGACACCTCGCTGAAGGTGCCGCACGGCGAGCAGGGCAAGGTCATCGGCGTACGCGTGTTCTCCCGCGAGGAGGGCGACGAGCTGCCGCCGGGCGTCAACGAGCTGGTCCGCGTCTACGTGGCCCAGAAGCGTAAGATCACCGACGGCGACAAGCTGGCCGGCCGGCACGGCAACAAGGGCGTCATCTCCAAGATCCTGCCCGTGGAGGACATGCCGTTCCTGGAGGACGGCACGCCGGTCGACATCATCCTCAACCCGCTGGGCGTGCCCGGCCGGATGAACGTCGGCCAGGTGCTGGAGACCCATCTGGGGTGGATCGCCGCCCGCGGCTGGGACATCTCCGGCATCGAGGAGGCCTGGGCCGAGCGGCTGCGCGACAAGGGCTTCGAGAAGGTGGCCCCGCGCACCAACATGGCCACGCCGGTCTTCGACGGCGCCCACGAGGAGGAGATCGTCGGTCTCCTCGACAACACCATCGCCAACCGCGACGGTGACCGGATGGTGCAGGCGACGGGCAAGGCCCAGCTGTTCGACGGTCGTTCCGGTGAGCCGTTCCCGTATCCGATCTCGGTCGGCTACATCTACATTCTCAAGCTGCTGCACCTGGTCGACGACAAGATTCACGCGCGTTCGACGGGCCCGTACTCGATGATCACCCAGCAGCCGCTGGGTGGTAAGGCGCAGTTCGGTGGCCAGCGCTTCGGTGAGATGGAGGTGTGGGCGCTGGAGGCGTATGGCGCCGCCTACGCCCTGCAGGAGCTGCTGACCATCAAGTCCGACGACGTTCTCGGCCGGGTGAAGGTCTACGAGGCCATCGTCAAGGGCGAGAACATTCCCGAGCCGGGCATTCCGGAGTCCTTCAAGGTCCTCATCAAGGAAATGCAGTCGCTGTGCCTCAACGTCGAGGTGCTCTCCAGCGACGGCATGTCCATCGAGATGCGTGACACCGACGAGGACGTCTTCCGCGCGGCGGAAGAGCTCGGCATCGATCTGTCCCGGCGTGAGCCGAGCAGCGTGGAAGAAGTCTGAGGGGGAGATCGCACAAAATGCTGGACGTCAACTTCTTCGACGAGCTCAGGATCGGCCTCGCGACGGCCGACGACATCCGTCAGTGGTCGCACGGCGAGGTCAAGAAGCCCGAGACCATCAACTACCGCACCCTCAAGCCGGAAAAGGACGGGCTCTTCTGCGAGAAGATCTTCGGTCCGACCCGCGACTGGGAGTGCTACTGCGGCAAGTACAAGCGCGTCCGCTTCAAGGGCATCATCTGTGAGCGCTGTGGCGTCGAGGTGACTCGCGCCAAGGTGCGTCGTGAGCGGATGGGCCACATCGAGCTGGCCGCGCCGGTCACGCACATCTGGTACTTCAAGGGCGTCCCGTCGCGCCTCGGCTACCTGCTCGACCTGGCCCCGAAGGACCTGGAGAAGGTCATCTACTTCGCGGCCTACATGATCACACATGTCGACACCGAGATGCGTGAGCGTGACCTGCCCTCGCTGGAGGCGAAGATCTCCGTCGAGCGGCAGCACATCGAGCAGCGCCGTGACGCCGACGTCGAGGCCCGGCAGAAGAAGCTCGAGGCCGACCTGGCCGAGCTCGAGGCCGCCGGTGCCAAGGGCGACCAGCGCCGCAAGGTCCGCGAGGGCGCCGAGCGCGAGATGCGTCAGCTCCGCGACCGGGCCCAGCGCGAGCTGGACCGGCTCGAGGAGGTCTGGAGCCGCTTCAAGAACCTCAAGGTCCAGGACCTCGAGGGCGACGAGCTGCTCTACCGCGAGATGCGTGACCGCTTCGGCCGCTACTTCAAGGGCGGCATGGGCGCGCAGGCGATCCAGGACCGCCTGATCAGCTTCGACCTCGACGCCGAGGCCGAAAACCTGCGCGAGACCATCCGCAGCGGCAAGGGCCAGAAGAAGGCCCGTGCCCTCAAGCGGCTCAAGGTCGTGTCGGCGTTCCTCAACACGACCAACTCGCCGCGCGGCATGGTGCTCGACTGCATCCCGGTCATCCCGCCGGACCTGCGCCCGATGGTGCAGCTCGACGGTGGCCGGTTCGCGACCTCCGACCTCAACGACCTCTACCGCCGGGTCATCAACCGCAACAACCGCCTCAAGAGGCTTCTCGACCTCGGCGCGCCCGAGATCATCGTGAACAACGAGAAGCGGATGCTGCAGGAGGCCGTCGACGCGCTGTTCGACAACGGCCGTCGCGGTCGCCCGGTCACCGGTCCCGGCAACAGGCCGCTGAAGTCCCTGAGCGACATGCTCAAGGGTAAGCAGGGTCGTTTCCGGCAAAACCTGCTGGGCAAGCGAGTCGACTACTCCGGCCGTTCGGTCATCGTCGTCGGCCCGCAGCTCAAGCTGCACCAGTGCGGCCTGCCCAAGCAGATGGCGCTGGAGCTGTTCAAGCCGTTCGTGATGAAGCGGCTGGTCGACCTCAACCACGCCCAGAACATCAAGTCGGCCAAGCGCATGGTCGAGCGCGCCCGGCCCGTGGTGTGGGACGTGCTCGAAGAGGTCATCACCGAGCACCCGGTGCTGCTCAACCGCGCTCCGACGCTCCACCGTCTGGGCATCCAGGCGTTCGAGCCGCAGCTGGTCGAGGGCAAGGCCATCCAGATCCACCCGCTCGTCTGCACCGCGTTCAACGCGGACTTCGACGGCGACCAGATGGCCGTGCACCTGCCGCTGTCGGCTGAGGCCCAGGCCGAGGCACGCATCCTGATGCTCTCGACCAACAACATCCTCAAGCCGGCCGACGGCAAGCCCGTGACGATGCCCACCCAGGACATGGTCATCGGCCTCTACTGGCTGACCACCCAGAAGGAAGGCGCGATCGGCGAGGGCCGCGTGTTCGGCTCGATCGCCGAGGCGCAGATGGCCTTCGACCGCCGCGAGCTGGAGATTCAGGCGAAGATCCAGATCCGGTTGAAGGACATCCTGCCGCCGCGCGACTGGGTTGCGCCCGAGGGCTGGGAGCAGGGTGACCCGATCCGGCTGGAGACCACGTTCGGCCGGTGCCTGTTCAACCTGACGCTGCCCGACAGCTACCCGTTCGTCGACTTCCAGGTCGGCAAGAAGCAGCTGTCCACGATCGTGAACGAGCTGGCGGAGACCTACCCCAAGATCGAGGTCGCCGCTTCGCTCGACGCGCTCAAGGACGCCGGCTTCCGCTGGGCGACGCGCTCCGGTGTCACGATCTCGATCGAGGACGTCGTCGCGCCGCCGAACAAGACCGACATCATGGAAAACTACGAGCGCCGGGCCGACAAGGTCCAGCGGGAGTACGAGCGCGGTCTGATCACCGACGAGGAGCGCCGTCAGGAGCTCATCGAGATCTGGACGCACGCGACGGCCGACGTCGAGACCGACATGGTCAACGCCTTCCCGGCGACCAACCCGGTCTGGATGATGGTCAACTCCGGTGCCCGTGGTAACAAGATGCAGGTCCGGCAGATCGCCGGCATCCGCGGCCTGGTGTCCAACACCAAGGGTGAGACGATCCCGCGGCCGATCAAGGCCTCGTTCCGCGAGGGCCTGTCGGTGCTGGAATA
This region includes:
- the rpoB gene encoding DNA-directed RNA polymerase subunit beta yields the protein MAASRNASAVPAGPRRVSFARIQEPLEVPDLLALQTESFDWLLGNEKWKARVEAARQAGRKDVPTQSGLEEIFEEISPIEDFSGTMSLSFRDHRFEPPKYSVDECKDKDMTFSAPMFVTAEFINNTTGEIKSQTVFMGDFPLMTPKGTFIINGTERVVVSQLVRSPGVYFERNVDKTSDKDLFGCKVIPSRGAWLEFEIDKRDSVGVRIDRKRKQAVTVLLKALGWTSEQILEKFGQYESMRATLEKDHTAGQDDALLDIYRKLRPGEPPTKESAQTLLENLYFNPKRYDLAKVGRYKINKKLGVDSEISQGTLTEDDIVATIEYIVRLHAGEESMPGANDREIIVEVDDIDHFGNRRLRSVGELIQNQVRLGLARMERVVRERMTTQDVEAITPQTLINIRPVVASIKEFFGTSQLSQFMDQTNPLAGLTHKRRLSALGPGGLSRERAGFEVRDVHPSHYGRMCPIETPEGPNIGLIGSLASYGRINAFGFVETPYRKVVDGKVTDQIDYLTADEEDRYVKAQANTVLNADGSFAEPRVLVRTKGGETELMRAEEVDYIDVSPRQMVSVATAMIPFLEHDDANRALMGSNMQRQSVPLLKSEAPLVGTGMEYRAATDAGDVISAEKAGVVEEVSADYVTVMNDDGTRTTYRVAKFKRSNQGTSFNQKPIVAEGDRVEVNQVIADGPCTDKGEMALGKNLLVAFMPWEGHNYEDAIILSQRLVQDDVLSSIHIEEHEVDARDTKLGPEEITRDIPNVSEEVLADLDERGIIRIGAEVVPGDILVGKVTPKGETELTPEERLLRAIFGEKAREVRDTSLKVPHGEQGKVIGVRVFSREEGDELPPGVNELVRVYVAQKRKITDGDKLAGRHGNKGVISKILPVEDMPFLEDGTPVDIILNPLGVPGRMNVGQVLETHLGWIAARGWDISGIEEAWAERLRDKGFEKVAPRTNMATPVFDGAHEEEIVGLLDNTIANRDGDRMVQATGKAQLFDGRSGEPFPYPISVGYIYILKLLHLVDDKIHARSTGPYSMITQQPLGGKAQFGGQRFGEMEVWALEAYGAAYALQELLTIKSDDVLGRVKVYEAIVKGENIPEPGIPESFKVLIKEMQSLCLNVEVLSSDGMSIEMRDTDEDVFRAAEELGIDLSRREPSSVEEV
- a CDS encoding DNA-directed RNA polymerase subunit beta' is translated as MLDVNFFDELRIGLATADDIRQWSHGEVKKPETINYRTLKPEKDGLFCEKIFGPTRDWECYCGKYKRVRFKGIICERCGVEVTRAKVRRERMGHIELAAPVTHIWYFKGVPSRLGYLLDLAPKDLEKVIYFAAYMITHVDTEMRERDLPSLEAKISVERQHIEQRRDADVEARQKKLEADLAELEAAGAKGDQRRKVREGAEREMRQLRDRAQRELDRLEEVWSRFKNLKVQDLEGDELLYREMRDRFGRYFKGGMGAQAIQDRLISFDLDAEAENLRETIRSGKGQKKARALKRLKVVSAFLNTTNSPRGMVLDCIPVIPPDLRPMVQLDGGRFATSDLNDLYRRVINRNNRLKRLLDLGAPEIIVNNEKRMLQEAVDALFDNGRRGRPVTGPGNRPLKSLSDMLKGKQGRFRQNLLGKRVDYSGRSVIVVGPQLKLHQCGLPKQMALELFKPFVMKRLVDLNHAQNIKSAKRMVERARPVVWDVLEEVITEHPVLLNRAPTLHRLGIQAFEPQLVEGKAIQIHPLVCTAFNADFDGDQMAVHLPLSAEAQAEARILMLSTNNILKPADGKPVTMPTQDMVIGLYWLTTQKEGAIGEGRVFGSIAEAQMAFDRRELEIQAKIQIRLKDILPPRDWVAPEGWEQGDPIRLETTFGRCLFNLTLPDSYPFVDFQVGKKQLSTIVNELAETYPKIEVAASLDALKDAGFRWATRSGVTISIEDVVAPPNKTDIMENYERRADKVQREYERGLITDEERRQELIEIWTHATADVETDMVNAFPATNPVWMMVNSGARGNKMQVRQIAGIRGLVSNTKGETIPRPIKASFREGLSVLEYFISTHGQRKGLADTALRTADSGYLTRRLVDVAQDVIVREIDCGTDRAVPLHVGERDASGNLVKAENAESNVHGRILAEDVEVDGKVIAAAGVDINDNHVTALVQAGIETVRTRSALVCEAKIGVCATCYGRSLATGKLVDVGEAVGIIAAQSIGEPGTQLTMRTFHTGGVAGADITHGLPRVTELFEARIPKGVAPISEAEGRARIDETDKTRKIVITPDDGSEEIAYPVSMRSRLLVQDGQRITVGQQLVAGAVNPNEVLRILGPRAVQLHLVAEVQQVYRSQGVSIHDKHIEIIVRQMLKRVNVLESGDTDLLPGELVERPRFEQMNRETVAEGGSPAAGRPVLMGITKASLATESWLSAASFQETTRVLTDAAIHAKSDSLLGLKENVIIGKLIPAGTGMPQYRNIRVEPTEEAKAAMYTVGGYDGSAADYTFGTGSGEAVPLEEYDFGQYNR
- a CDS encoding ABC transporter ATP-binding protein, translating into MGVEVVVDGLTKSFGRQVIWEDVSLTLPAGEISVLLGPPGTGKSVFLKTLVGLLRPDRGHIWIDGYDLANCNENKLYELRRLFGVLFQDGALFGSLNLYDNIAFPLREHTKKTESQIRQIVMEKVELVGLVGAESKLPGEISGGMRKRAGLARALVLDPEIILFDEPDSGLDPVRTALLNQTIVDLNAEIEATFLIVTHDINTARTVPDSIGMLFRRELVMFGPREMLLSSDEPVVRQFLNARRHGPIGMSEEKDLSELEAEAQLGLDPGVLPPIPPQLMPTGNRLRRSQRAPGAWLAANGVIPPQGSFVDERGRNWLEEYPRLVNAHLHGVQ